From one Peptoniphilaceae bacterium AMB_02 genomic stretch:
- a CDS encoding glycosyltransferase, translating into MLDLLYLSFVGIDDKNYKGVNNKILGQLDALESLSYSTKLLTFNKNGLIIYEKESQKLIKPYRIKRMLKNYRRIGFVKEIVSEIVSQNPRILYIRYNLSEPFFISILKSVRSKINGIIVVEIPSYPYELELNPIKRKIDSIFSKNLNKYVDYLALTTKKYDSIFGVNAIYIGNGISMNKSFEVNNKKTNKLILSGVALISNWHGYDRIIRGLRSYYDSNNSVEIEVRIIGLGPEYHNLIRLVERMNLTNHVKFLGICEGDKLLDEYAKMNMGIGALGIYRKGLDEAVTLKIREYCAFGLPFIYAGNDPDITGKFEYALQFPNDNSDIDINKIVEFYDKISSSTPDYKEKIKEFAYENLSWESKMKDFLLKLDSYRDKIIEDKER; encoded by the coding sequence ATGCTTGATTTATTATATTTATCATTTGTAGGTATTGATGATAAAAATTACAAAGGAGTAAACAATAAAATACTAGGACAACTTGATGCTTTAGAAAGCCTTAGTTATTCAACAAAACTATTAACATTTAACAAAAATGGTTTAATTATATATGAGAAAGAAAGCCAAAAGTTAATTAAACCATATAGAATAAAGAGAATGTTAAAGAATTATAGAAGAATAGGTTTTGTAAAAGAAATAGTTTCAGAAATAGTATCACAGAATCCACGTATTCTATATATTAGGTACAATCTATCTGAACCCTTTTTTATAAGTATTTTAAAATCTGTTCGAAGTAAAATAAACGGAATAATTGTTGTAGAAATTCCATCATATCCATATGAATTAGAGCTTAACCCTATTAAACGGAAAATTGATAGCATTTTTAGCAAGAATTTAAATAAATATGTTGATTATTTAGCTTTAACTACAAAAAAATATGATAGCATTTTCGGAGTGAATGCTATTTATATTGGAAATGGAATTTCTATGAATAAGAGTTTTGAAGTTAATAACAAAAAGACGAACAAGCTTATATTATCAGGAGTTGCACTCATTTCAAACTGGCATGGATATGATAGGATTATTCGGGGACTAAGGAGTTATTATGATTCTAATAATTCTGTAGAAATTGAAGTTAGAATAATAGGGCTGGGTCCAGAATATCATAATCTCATTAGATTGGTTGAAAGAATGAATTTAACAAATCACGTAAAGTTCTTAGGAATTTGTGAAGGTGACAAGTTATTAGATGAATACGCTAAAATGAATATGGGAATAGGTGCTTTAGGAATTTATAGGAAGGGTTTAGATGAGGCAGTTACACTAAAAATTCGTGAGTACTGTGCATTTGGTTTACCTTTTATTTATGCAGGTAATGATCCTGATATAACCGGAAAATTCGAGTATGCATTACAATTTCCTAATGATAATAGCGATATTGATATAAATAAAATAGTAGAATTTTATGATAAAATCTCTAGTAGTACACCAGATTATAAAGAAAAAATAAAAGAATTTGCTTATGAAAATTTGTCATGGGAAAGTAAAATGAAGGACTTTCTTCTGAAATTGGATAGTTACAGGGATAAAATAATTGAAGATAAAGAGAGATAA
- a CDS encoding O-antigen ligase family protein encodes MKNETLNRKHDIRLSNLIDKLSVLLVSIFFPLNIFDKMLLGKRLTIDYLILGIVLVLVIFNSIVLKRNLSIGLSVILPILILLIPTSIINPIDSFKLARIIIYTFSFTLIGVNLFNIKENILLFMKLLALWGFILALLSIGLGQKAQDNRLSLFGSNPIWLSREIGITVIYLYLLYLTNKISIFQFLLFSIIPIFAMIRTLSLGPMISLFLCLIILTFIFDVRNKNFRLFYVIPIIIVVLIIMFRFLPKELLSRYIGNSESNLSRNYRMQMYVLCINLISKYPLGIGIGQFYRYSPYYFLTYPHNIILEALVEGGWLFGTYIIYTIFSSLRYFYKNIFSDYSLLYVFSIFSFSVLNSMVSGDLLSTKLIFFCLGVYCAKKYGLKIVIR; translated from the coding sequence TTGAAAAATGAAACCTTAAATAGGAAACACGATATAAGACTTTCTAATTTAATCGATAAATTATCTGTGCTTTTAGTATCAATTTTTTTTCCACTTAATATATTTGATAAAATGCTATTAGGCAAAAGATTAACAATTGATTATCTTATATTAGGAATAGTTTTAGTTTTGGTTATATTTAATTCAATTGTCTTAAAAAGAAATTTAAGCATTGGTCTTTCAGTAATTTTACCGATACTAATTTTATTAATACCTACTTCAATAATCAATCCTATAGATTCGTTTAAATTAGCAAGAATTATTATATATACTTTTTCATTTACGCTTATAGGAGTTAACTTATTTAATATTAAAGAAAATATTCTCTTATTTATGAAATTACTTGCTTTATGGGGATTTATTTTAGCATTATTAAGTATAGGTTTAGGACAAAAAGCTCAAGACAATAGATTGAGTTTGTTTGGGAGCAATCCTATTTGGTTAAGTAGAGAAATAGGCATTACCGTTATATATTTATATTTACTGTATTTAACTAATAAGATTTCTATATTTCAGTTTTTATTATTTAGTATTATACCTATATTTGCGATGATAAGAACATTATCACTAGGTCCAATGATTTCTCTTTTTTTATGCTTGATAATTTTGACTTTTATTTTTGATGTTAGGAATAAAAACTTTAGGTTATTTTATGTAATTCCTATAATTATAGTTGTTCTTATTATCATGTTCCGTTTTTTACCTAAGGAATTACTTTCTAGATATATAGGGAATAGTGAAAGCAACTTATCAAGAAACTATAGGATGCAAATGTATGTATTATGCATTAATTTAATTTCCAAGTATCCCCTTGGAATAGGTATAGGGCAATTTTATCGTTATAGTCCATATTATTTTTTGACTTATCCCCATAATATTATATTAGAAGCATTGGTTGAGGGAGGATGGCTTTTTGGTACATATATAATTTATACTATTTTTTCTTCGTTAAGATACTTTTATAAAAACATATTCAGTGATTATTCGTTATTATATGTATTTTCAATATTTTCTTTTTCAGTATTAAATTCGATGGTAAGTGGGGATCTTCTAAGTACAAAGCTTATATTTTTTTGCTTAGGCGTCTACTGTGCAAAAAAGTATGGATTGAAAATAGTAATTAGATAA